The following coding sequences are from one Oncorhynchus nerka isolate Pitt River linkage group LG6, Oner_Uvic_2.0, whole genome shotgun sequence window:
- the LOC115123073 gene encoding LOW QUALITY PROTEIN: myotubularin-related protein 6-like (The sequence of the model RefSeq protein was modified relative to this genomic sequence to represent the inferred CDS: inserted 2 bases in 1 codon), translated as MEHIRTPKVEQVRLLDRFSNKSTSGTLHLTATHLIFVESNADVAQEIWILHHHIGSVEKLSLTTSGCPLVIQCRNFRVVHFVVQRERDCHDIYSSLLGLLRPVSYEELYAFSYNPKQNEQQREEGWQLIDLGAEFERMGVPCDQWQLTDVNRNYKICETYPRDLYVPITASKPIIVGSSKFRSKGRFPVLTYFYQEKKAAVCRCSQPLSGFSARCLEDESMLQAISKANHNSRFVYVMDTRPKLNAMANRAAGKGYENEDNYSNIRFQFVGIENIHVMRTSLQKLLEVVGTRSLSVNDYLLGLESSGWLRHVKAVVDAAIFLTKAVTVEGASVLVHCSDGWDRTAQVCSLGALLMDPYYRTIKGFMVLIEKDWISFGHKFADRCDQLDGDPKEVSPVFTQFLECVWQLTEQFPQAFEFNEWLLLQIHEHVHSCQYGNFLANNQRRREELQLKDRTHSLWAFLLSEGQNYLNPAYCHTYAETHPVLEPSTLPCHLKFWRNMYHQFDRSMHPRQSVLKNVLTLKESNRQLEDTIKDLEARLQKHGISPPTTDPQAPPKDQRTILNHTRPHSLILAAPLSLKEAQHQEEVGEEANKCCSDTERTVEGSSGSERKESYGDLQGTYGDKVEPXLEFGVAHMTC; from the exons GTGGAGCAGGTGCGTCTGTTGGACCGTTTCAGTAACAAGTCGACCAGCGGGACGCTGCACCTGACGGCTACACACCTCATCTTCGTGGAGAGCAATGCCGACGTCGCCCAGGAGATCTGG ATCCTGCACCACCACATCGGGTCAGTGGAGAAGCTGTCGTTGACCACCAGCGGTTGTCCCCTGGTCATCCAGTGTCGTAACTTCAGAGTGGTCCACTTTgtggtccagagagagagagactgtcacgACATCTACAGCTCACTGCTCGGACTGCTACGACCAG tATCCTATGAGGAGCTCTATGCGTTCTCTTACAACCCCAAGCAGAACgagcagcagagggaggagggctgGCAGCTCATTGACCTGGGggcagagtttgagaggatgGGCGTCCCCTGCGACCAATGGCAGCTCACTGATGTCAACAGGAACTACAAG atatgtgagaCCTATCCCAGGGACCTGTATGTGCCCATCACAGCCAGTAAGCCCATCATCGTCGGCAGCTCCAAGTTCAGGAGCAAAGGACGCTTCCCTGTCCTCACATACTTCTACCAGGAGAAGAAG GCAGCGGTGTGTCGGTGCAGCCAGCCTCTCTCTGGGTTTAGCGCGCGATGCCTGGAGGATGAGAGCATGCTGCAGGCCATCAGCAAAGCCAATCACAACAGCCGGTTTGTCTACGTCATGGATACCAGGCCCAAG ttgAATGCCATGGCCAACAGAGCAGCTGGTAAAGGCTATGAGAATGAAGATAACTACTCCAACATCCGCTTTCAGTTTGTGGGGATCGAGAACATCCACGTGATGAGGACCAGCCTACAGAAACTACTGGAAG tggtGGGAACTCGTTCTCTGTCAGTGAATGACTACCTGCTGGGCTTGGAGAGCTCTGGTTGGCTACGACACGTCAAAGCTGTGGTAGATGCAGCCATCTTCCTCACCAAG gcaGTAACAGTAGAAGGAGCCAGTGTGTTGGTCCACTGTTCAGACGGCTGGGATCGGACAGCCCAGGTCTGCTCTCTGGGAGCTCTGCTCATGGACCCCTACTACCGCACCATCAAAGGCTTCATG gTCCTCATAGAGAAAGACTGGATCTCATTTGGACACAAGTTTGCAGACAGATGTGATCAGTTGGATGGTGACCCCAAGGAGGTGTCCCCCGTCTTCACACAGTTCCTGGAGTGTGTGTGGCAGCTCACAGAACAGTTCCCCCAG GCGTTTGAGTTCAATGAGTGGCTGCTGCTGCAGATCCATGAACATGTTCACTCCTGTCAGTACGGGAACTTCCTGGCCAACAACCAGAGGCGGAGAGAAGAGCTGCA ACTCAAAGACAGGACTCACTCTCTGTGGGCGTTTCTGTTGAGTGAGGGGCAGAACTACCTAAACCCCGCCTACTGCCACACCTACGCAGAGACACACCCTGTCCTAGAACCCTCCACCCTGCCCTGCCACCTCAA GTTCTGGAGGAATATGTACCACCAGTTTGATCGTTCCATGCACCCCCGTCAGTCTGTCCTGAAGAACGTTCTCACCCTGAAAGAGAGCAACCGCCAACTGGAGGACACAATAAAAGACCTGGAGGCT aGACTACAGAAGCATGGCATcagcccccccaccacagacCCCCAGGCCCCCCCTAAAGACCAACGCACCATCCTTAACCACACACGGCCCCACTCCCTCATCCTGGCAGCCCCCCTCAGCCTTAAGGAGGCGCAGCAtcaggaggaggtgggagaggaggcaaACAAATGCTGCAGTGACACAGAGCGGACAGTAGAGGGAAGCAGCGGCTCAGAGCGCAAGGAGAGCTACGGAGACCTGCAGGGGACATACGGGGATAAGGTGGAGCC GCTGGAGTTTGGAGTAGCCCACATGACATGCTGA